A region from the Polaribacter sp. Hel1_33_78 genome encodes:
- a CDS encoding energy transducer TonB, translating to MQIKKNPKQQLENYSKIFMQIGLVLSLFITYVSMEHKTFEKNNSSHLGIVNMVDEMKEEIPIIEIQKVEPPKQNIPPPTIEKIKIVEDDLKIEETIIESTETDEGEAIVVNTEDIEEVEEAEEFIEDIPFILIEDVPVFPGCKGNNKELKACFTKKVTGHFGRQFNLDLATELGLLPGKKRLFVVFTISKTGKVINVRSRGPHPVLEKEVAKVIGSLPQMKPGKQRGTPVGVSYSIPITFEVR from the coding sequence ATGCAAATTAAAAAAAACCCAAAACAACAGTTAGAAAATTATAGTAAAATTTTTATGCAAATAGGTTTAGTACTTTCGCTATTTATCACTTACGTGTCAATGGAGCATAAAACATTTGAAAAAAATAATTCATCACACTTAGGCATCGTAAATATGGTTGATGAAATGAAGGAAGAAATTCCAATTATTGAAATTCAAAAAGTAGAACCTCCAAAACAAAATATACCTCCCCCTACAATAGAGAAAATCAAAATTGTCGAAGACGATTTAAAAATAGAAGAAACCATTATAGAATCTACAGAAACTGATGAAGGTGAGGCTATTGTTGTAAATACTGAGGATATTGAAGAAGTTGAAGAAGCAGAAGAGTTTATCGAAGACATTCCTTTTATTTTAATTGAAGACGTACCTGTTTTTCCTGGATGCAAAGGAAATAACAAAGAACTTAAAGCTTGTTTTACTAAAAAAGTAACAGGACACTTTGGGAGACAATTTAATTTAGATTTAGCGACTGAATTAGGCCTACTACCGGGTAAAAAAAGATTATTTGTAGTTTTTACAATTAGTAAAACCGGAAAGGTCATCAATGTAAGATCAAGAGGACCTCACCCAGTTTTAGAGAAAGAAGTAGCTAAAGTTATTGGTTCTTTACCACAAATGAAACCAGGTAAACAAAGAGGCACTCCAGTAGGCGTAAGTTATAGTATACCGATAACATTTGAAGTTAGGTAA